From a single Micromonospora pallida genomic region:
- a CDS encoding DUF4132 domain-containing protein translates to MGWLPVGDSYEISLVDGKVAARTTGPRATGRPLKTLPKVLRDDPEVDRLRQLAQWLDRHAAECLAQVDAWVVSSLPVPTGLLARVWPDPAWQDALRDLVVLGDDPAESGFLRDVTDTGDLRVVNLDGDTVRLSPASATLPHPVRLPDLVDLREFAEELDVTQRIEQLHRGTWDRPANLRDRDTAITDFRGATVPNRLAARAATLGFQVSGSQVRCRVWEAGRTVEAAMWFDEDYWDSEATLGSLSWSVVDGPTLRLTEIGPVAWSEGMRMATALSGAVTGTGKTA, encoded by the coding sequence ATGGGCTGGCTACCGGTGGGAGACTCGTACGAGATCTCTCTCGTGGACGGAAAGGTGGCGGCCCGGACCACCGGCCCACGTGCCACCGGCCGTCCACTGAAGACCCTGCCGAAGGTGTTGCGGGACGACCCCGAGGTGGACCGGTTGCGGCAGCTCGCCCAGTGGCTGGACCGGCACGCCGCAGAATGCCTGGCCCAGGTCGACGCCTGGGTGGTGTCCTCCCTGCCGGTGCCGACCGGGCTGCTGGCCCGGGTCTGGCCGGACCCGGCCTGGCAGGACGCGCTGCGTGACCTCGTGGTGCTCGGGGACGACCCGGCCGAGTCGGGCTTCCTGCGGGACGTCACCGACACCGGTGACCTGCGGGTGGTCAACCTCGACGGGGACACCGTCCGGCTCTCCCCGGCCAGCGCCACGCTGCCCCACCCGGTACGCCTGCCCGACCTGGTCGACCTGCGCGAGTTCGCCGAGGAACTGGACGTGACCCAGCGGATCGAGCAACTGCACCGGGGCACCTGGGACAGACCCGCCAACCTGCGGGACCGGGACACCGCCATCACCGACTTCCGGGGCGCCACGGTCCCCAACCGGCTGGCCGCCCGGGCCGCCACGCTCGGCTTCCAGGTCTCCGGATCCCAGGTGAGGTGCCGGGTCTGGGAAGCCGGCCGCACGGTCGAGGCCGCCATGTGGTTCGACGAGGACTACTGGGACTCCGAGGCGACCCTGGGCAGCCTCTCCTGGTCGGTGGTGGACGGACCGACGCTGCGGTTGACCGAGATCGGGCCGGTGGCCTGGTCGGAAGGAATGCGGATGGCGACGGCCCTGTCCGGCGCCGTGACCGGAACGGGGAAGACGGCGTGA
- a CDS encoding ATP-binding protein, whose product MTVTEHVRPTSAPETAAQVLSAEQRYADELAFLAAYDDGARPPGWALTPRAVVTFIRGSDGEALTLPADRRTGPDGTVLPASMTIPSKFVGERSLVERCVVTLAGERGLLLVGEPGTAKSMLSELLAAAICGTSALTVQGTAGTTEDAFRYGWNYALLLAQGPTPQALVDSPVLTAMRSGRVVRIEEVTRCLPEVQDALVSILSDRRMNVPELAGGEDGLIRAVPGFTVIATANLRDRGVSEMSSALKRRFNFETIHPIADVDAETDLVRRQATAAVQRAGAAYTVDDAVLDALVTVFRDLRSGRSGEGWDVERPGTVMSTAEAVQVTASLGLAAAYLPSGDVLDLVPGHLLGVVRKDDQNDHARLLGYWDGPVRRRAEDGSAMWRRLWDLRENLR is encoded by the coding sequence GTGACCGTGACGGAACACGTCCGCCCCACTTCGGCGCCGGAGACCGCCGCCCAGGTCCTCTCCGCCGAGCAGCGGTACGCCGACGAGCTGGCCTTCCTGGCCGCGTACGACGACGGGGCCCGGCCGCCGGGCTGGGCGCTGACCCCGCGCGCCGTGGTCACCTTCATCCGGGGCAGCGACGGCGAGGCGTTGACGCTGCCCGCCGACCGGCGCACCGGCCCGGACGGCACCGTCCTGCCGGCCAGCATGACCATTCCGTCGAAGTTCGTCGGTGAGCGGAGCCTGGTCGAGCGGTGCGTGGTCACCCTGGCCGGTGAGCGGGGTCTGCTGCTGGTCGGCGAGCCCGGTACCGCCAAGTCGATGCTGTCGGAGTTGCTGGCCGCCGCGATCTGCGGCACCAGCGCGCTGACCGTGCAGGGCACCGCCGGCACCACCGAGGACGCCTTCCGGTACGGCTGGAACTACGCCCTGCTGCTCGCCCAGGGCCCGACCCCGCAGGCGCTGGTCGACTCGCCGGTGCTGACCGCGATGCGCAGCGGCCGGGTGGTCCGGATCGAGGAGGTCACCCGCTGCCTGCCCGAGGTGCAGGACGCGCTGGTGTCGATCCTGTCCGACCGGCGGATGAACGTGCCCGAGTTGGCCGGCGGCGAGGACGGCCTGATCCGGGCGGTGCCCGGGTTCACCGTGATCGCCACCGCCAACCTGCGGGACCGGGGCGTGTCGGAGATGTCCTCGGCGCTGAAGCGCCGGTTCAACTTCGAGACCATCCACCCCATCGCGGACGTGGACGCCGAGACCGACCTGGTCCGCCGGCAGGCCACCGCCGCCGTGCAGCGCGCCGGAGCGGCGTACACGGTGGACGACGCGGTGCTGGACGCCCTGGTCACCGTCTTCCGTGACCTGCGGTCCGGCCGGTCCGGCGAGGGTTGGGACGTGGAACGGCCCGGCACGGTGATGTCCACCGCCGAGGCGGTGCAGGTGACGGCGTCGCTCGGCCTGGCCGCCGCGTACCTGCCCAGCGGGGACGTGCTCGACCTGGTGCCCGGACACCTGCTCGGCGTGGTCCGCAAGGACGACCAGAACGACCATGCCCGGCTGCTCGGCTACTGGGACGGCCCGGTCCGCCGCCGCGCCGAGGACGGCTCGGCGATGTGGCGGCGGCTCTGGGACCTGCGGGAGAACCTGCGGTGA
- a CDS encoding vWA domain-containing protein, producing the protein MTTPSRTSPGAAPPGADPTTDDPRAVVDALAGSVRPYLIGVRHHSPALAAVVPDLLDAAGAEVVCVELPADFQRWLPFLSDPAARAPLALVGSHGADGPMGFYPFADFSPELAAIRWARQHDVEVVCCDLPLADPGWTADPTDPAPTAGPEPTAAPDPDADAPVPGLRRSGYAAALSASGTGRDGDDLWDRVVEVRAPGCAPEAVRRAALGVGWAMRTDSASGNGVPARDLARERHMRMVLAEAGADGRRVAAVVGAFHAPALLTAPSTDAGPSTDAAPLAEAVPSTDAGPARKAASSAQPVAASTGSVRSVTTRPGSADGGPAVTSLVPYAFDLLDSRSGYPAGIRDPRWQQSVFTAAGDPERIRAAAARAVTDLCRELRSAGHTAGTGEAAETVRLADDLARLRDLPAPGRGEVLEAVTTVLGQGELLGRGRALARALETVLVGAERGRIAPGTPRSGLGPAVEAELTSLRLPNPASPKSREVRLDPLRTELDGRREILLQRLQTCGVGYGERIEVSGTGDGAALTTRWQLAWTPSVAARLDLVGVRGVTAALAAAGTLRERFRRETADGGPTAEQLLTGLRDAARCDLPELVTDRLELAAVVLPGTATLPELLAALDLLEALRREHLPGTTADGRARAAELAVVLLDAAVRGLPGLAGSDDTADAVALVDLAVRAGEERIGLRLAEALDHLARTGSALIQGAALAARVLLDLTDLATLGNRVAGWIDAATGPDARRHLHRALGGLLTAAHPLLQSAPAALDPLLERIERLTDTEFLDRLPALRGGFDVLTPAARGRLLDTVAERLGDRLDLALSAPPELLARWAAADAAGRAALVARSIPIPGTPAGSTDAPVDASAAPGPDAPTTGLTPTDRWRLLLGRQPDRLPADARRYARALDELYGAGRGEGATEFGQATGGGQEASFPTAREWADELEALFGTSVREEVIARAVENGRTDMLSELDPAAVRPSMELLTSVLSLAGGLPEAKLAQLRPLVRRLVEELTKQLSTQLRPALTGLTNPRPSRRPGGRINLARTLRANLAHTQRLGDGRTVVVPERPIFNTRTRREADWRLVLVVDVSGSMEASVVWSALTAAVLGGVPTLSTHFLAFSTEVVDLTDRVDDPLSLLLEVRVGGGTHIAAGLAHARSLVTVPSRTIVAVVSDFEEGYPLAGLLGEVRTLASSGVHLLGCAALNDRGVPCYSVPVAEQLVAAGMPVAALSPLELARWVGDRVRGGSR; encoded by the coding sequence GTGACGACCCCCTCCCGCACGTCGCCCGGCGCGGCCCCGCCGGGCGCCGACCCGACGACGGATGACCCGCGCGCCGTGGTCGACGCGCTCGCCGGTTCGGTCCGGCCGTACCTGATCGGGGTACGGCACCACAGCCCGGCCCTGGCGGCGGTGGTCCCGGACCTGCTGGACGCCGCCGGGGCCGAGGTGGTCTGTGTCGAGCTGCCGGCCGACTTCCAGCGCTGGCTGCCGTTCCTGTCCGACCCGGCCGCCCGGGCCCCGCTGGCCCTGGTCGGCAGCCACGGCGCGGACGGGCCGATGGGCTTCTACCCGTTCGCCGACTTCTCCCCGGAGCTGGCCGCGATCCGCTGGGCCCGGCAGCACGACGTCGAGGTGGTCTGCTGCGACCTGCCGCTGGCCGATCCGGGCTGGACCGCCGACCCCACCGACCCGGCCCCGACCGCTGGCCCCGAGCCGACCGCCGCTCCGGACCCGGACGCCGACGCGCCGGTGCCCGGTCTGCGCCGGTCCGGCTACGCCGCCGCGCTCAGCGCCAGCGGCACCGGTCGGGACGGCGACGACCTGTGGGACCGGGTGGTCGAGGTACGGGCCCCGGGCTGTGCGCCCGAGGCGGTCCGCCGGGCCGCCCTCGGCGTCGGCTGGGCGATGCGTACCGACAGCGCCAGCGGCAACGGCGTACCCGCCCGGGACCTGGCCCGTGAGCGGCATATGCGCATGGTGCTGGCCGAGGCCGGCGCGGACGGCCGGCGGGTCGCCGCGGTGGTCGGGGCCTTCCACGCCCCGGCCCTGCTCACCGCCCCGTCGACCGATGCCGGCCCGTCGACCGACGCTGCTCCGTTGGCCGAAGCCGTCCCGTCGACCGACGCCGGCCCGGCCCGGAAGGCCGCCTCCTCCGCCCAGCCCGTCGCCGCCTCGACCGGTTCGGTCCGGTCGGTGACGACCCGCCCCGGGTCGGCCGACGGCGGCCCGGCGGTCACCTCGCTGGTGCCGTACGCGTTCGACCTGCTCGACTCCCGCTCCGGCTATCCGGCCGGGATCCGCGACCCGCGCTGGCAGCAGTCCGTCTTCACCGCCGCCGGCGACCCGGAGCGGATCCGGGCCGCCGCCGCCCGCGCGGTCACCGACCTGTGCCGGGAACTCCGCTCGGCCGGGCACACCGCCGGCACCGGCGAGGCCGCCGAGACGGTACGGCTCGCCGACGACCTGGCCCGACTGCGGGACCTGCCCGCCCCCGGCCGGGGCGAGGTGCTGGAGGCGGTGACCACCGTGCTCGGCCAGGGCGAACTGCTCGGCCGGGGCCGGGCCCTGGCCAGGGCACTGGAGACCGTGCTGGTCGGCGCCGAGCGGGGCCGGATCGCCCCCGGTACGCCCCGCTCCGGGCTGGGCCCCGCCGTGGAGGCGGAACTCACCTCGCTGCGGCTGCCCAACCCGGCCAGCCCGAAGTCCCGCGAGGTCCGGCTGGACCCGCTGCGCACCGAGCTGGACGGGCGGCGGGAGATCCTGCTGCAACGCCTCCAGACCTGTGGCGTCGGCTACGGCGAGCGGATCGAGGTCTCCGGCACCGGCGACGGCGCCGCCCTGACCACCCGGTGGCAGCTGGCCTGGACGCCGTCCGTGGCGGCCCGGCTGGACCTGGTCGGCGTACGCGGGGTGACCGCGGCGCTGGCCGCGGCCGGCACCCTGCGGGAGCGGTTCCGCCGGGAGACTGCCGACGGGGGCCCCACCGCCGAGCAGTTGCTCACCGGGCTGCGCGACGCCGCCCGGTGCGACCTGCCCGAGCTGGTCACCGACCGGCTCGAGCTGGCCGCCGTGGTGCTGCCGGGCACCGCCACGCTGCCCGAGCTGCTGGCCGCACTGGACCTGCTGGAGGCGCTGCGCCGGGAACACCTGCCCGGCACCACCGCCGACGGCCGGGCCCGCGCCGCCGAGCTGGCCGTCGTGCTGCTGGACGCGGCGGTACGCGGGCTGCCCGGCCTCGCCGGCAGTGACGACACGGCCGACGCCGTCGCCCTGGTCGACCTCGCGGTCCGGGCCGGCGAGGAGCGGATCGGCCTGCGCCTGGCCGAGGCCCTCGACCACCTGGCCCGCACCGGTTCGGCGCTGATCCAGGGCGCCGCCCTGGCCGCCCGGGTGCTGCTCGACCTGACCGACCTGGCGACCCTGGGCAACCGGGTGGCCGGCTGGATCGACGCGGCGACCGGACCGGACGCCCGGCGGCACCTGCACCGGGCGCTCGGTGGTCTGCTGACCGCCGCGCATCCGCTGTTGCAGTCCGCCCCGGCCGCTCTGGACCCGCTGCTGGAGCGGATCGAGCGACTCACCGACACCGAGTTCCTGGACCGGCTGCCGGCACTGCGGGGCGGGTTCGACGTGCTCACCCCGGCGGCCCGGGGCCGGTTGCTGGACACCGTCGCGGAACGGCTGGGCGACCGGCTCGACCTGGCCCTGTCCGCCCCGCCCGAGCTGCTGGCCCGTTGGGCCGCCGCCGACGCGGCCGGCCGGGCCGCCCTGGTCGCCCGCAGCATCCCGATCCCGGGCACGCCGGCCGGCTCCACCGACGCTCCCGTCGACGCCTCCGCCGCACCCGGGCCGGACGCGCCGACCACCGGGCTCACGCCCACGGACCGGTGGCGGCTGCTGCTCGGCCGCCAACCCGACCGGCTGCCGGCCGACGCCCGCCGCTACGCCCGCGCGCTCGACGAGCTGTACGGGGCGGGGCGGGGCGAGGGCGCCACCGAGTTCGGCCAGGCGACCGGCGGTGGGCAGGAAGCCTCCTTCCCGACCGCCCGCGAGTGGGCCGACGAACTCGAGGCGCTGTTCGGCACCTCGGTACGCGAGGAGGTCATCGCCCGGGCGGTCGAGAACGGCCGTACCGACATGCTGTCCGAACTGGACCCGGCCGCGGTACGTCCCTCGATGGAGCTGCTGACCTCGGTGCTGTCGCTGGCCGGCGGCCTGCCCGAGGCGAAGCTGGCCCAGCTGCGGCCCCTGGTCCGGCGGCTGGTCGAGGAGCTGACCAAACAGTTGAGCACGCAGCTACGTCCGGCGTTGACCGGGCTGACCAACCCGCGTCCGTCCCGCCGTCCCGGCGGCCGGATCAACCTCGCCCGTACGCTGCGGGCGAACCTGGCGCACACCCAGCGGCTCGGCGACGGGCGGACGGTGGTGGTGCCGGAACGGCCGATCTTCAACACCCGGACCCGCCGGGAGGCCGACTGGCGGCTGGTGCTGGTGGTCGACGTCTCCGGCTCGATGGAGGCGTCGGTGGTGTGGTCGGCGTTGACTGCCGCCGTCCTGGGTGGCGTGCCCACCCTGTCCACCCACTTCCTCGCCTTCTCCACCGAGGTGGTCGACCTGACCGACCGGGTCGACGACCCGTTGTCGCTGCTGCTTGAGGTGCGCGTCGGCGGCGGTACGCACATCGCCGCCGGGCTGGCCCATGCCCGCTCGCTGGTGACCGTGCCGAGCCGCACCATCGTCGCCGTGGTCAGCGACTTCGAGGAGGGCTACCCGCTGGCCGGGCTGCTCGGTGAGGTCCGCACGCTGGCCAGTTCCGGCGTGCACCTGCTCGGCTGCGCCGCGCTGAACGACCGGGGCGTGCCCTGCTACTCGGTGCCGGTCGCCGAGCAGCTCGTCGCGGCCGGGATGCCGGTCGCCGCTCTCAGCCCGCTCGAACTCGCCCGCTGGGTGGGCGACCGCGTACGCGGAGGATCACGTTGA
- the yidD gene encoding membrane protein insertion efficiency factor YidD, translating into MKIANTDHSGGQRPCRCRNAAHCHAAGHCHSQVGRRRQGPGCKGRKGALDSCGDDPCSSSPGCCDFGLYSTLLTLGAAVAGTVGGQASARGDRSAGSRPGTLDRAGLAAIRGYRRWLSHRWPGQCRYTPTCSAYGLAAVDRYGLAVGGRLAAARLRRCRPEVPLGTVDPLS; encoded by the coding sequence GTGAAGATCGCCAACACCGACCACTCCGGTGGCCAGCGGCCCTGCCGCTGCCGCAATGCGGCCCACTGCCACGCCGCCGGTCACTGCCACAGCCAGGTCGGCCGACGTCGTCAGGGACCCGGCTGCAAGGGCCGCAAGGGGGCCCTGGACTCCTGTGGCGACGACCCTTGCAGCAGCAGTCCGGGCTGCTGCGACTTCGGGCTCTACTCCACCCTGCTGACCCTGGGCGCCGCCGTGGCAGGCACCGTCGGCGGTCAGGCGTCCGCCCGTGGGGACCGGTCAGCCGGCAGTCGACCGGGAACCCTGGACCGGGCCGGTCTCGCCGCGATCCGGGGCTACCGCCGTTGGCTGTCGCACCGCTGGCCAGGGCAGTGTCGCTACACCCCGACCTGTAGTGCGTACGGACTCGCCGCCGTCGACCGCTACGGGCTGGCCGTCGGCGGGCGGCTCGCGGCGGCCCGGCTGCGCCGCTGCCGGCCTGAGGTGCCGCTCGGCACCGTCGACCCGCTTTCCTGA